The Paenibacillus spongiae nucleotide sequence CTTCCGCTCCGAAGCTGCATGCGAATGTAATATTAGGGAAGGTTTCCACTGCATATTGTATGATTGCTTCAGGCGTTGCGCCCTCAAGCTCCTCCGCTTTTTGTTTCACAAGAGCTTCCTTCTCAAAAAGATTCATCACGAATACCTCCGTTAATAAGTTAATTCCAAGTAAGTTGATCTGCTTTATATTATACGTCGGATATTCGTTTTGTTCAATCACCTAATTATTATAATGACAAAAAAACCCTTCTCTGCATGGCAGAAAAGGGTTTGTAGATGATAAAATTAACGTTTCGAGAACTGTGGCGCGCGGCGGGCCGCTTTCAGGCCGTATTTCTTACGTTCTTTCATACGTGGGTCACGAGTCAAGAATCCAGCGCGTTTCAGAGCTGGACGGAATTCCGGGTCGGCTTTGAGCAATGCACGGGAAATACCGTGACGGATTGCACCGGCTTGACCGGAGATGCCTCCACCGTGTGCGATAACGAGAATGTCATACTTGCTTCCCGTTTCAGTCAACGCTAGTGGTTGTTTCACAATCAGTTTGAGTGTTTCGAGACCGAAGTAGTCGTTAAGGTCACGTTTATTAATAATGATTCGTCCTTCACCTGGCACGAGGCGTACACGTGCTACAGAGTGTTTACGACGACCGGTTCCATAGTATTGAACTTGAGCCATGAAACTGTCCTCCCTTTCAATTAACCGCGAAGTTCATAAACTTCTGGGTTTTGAGCTTGATGTGGATGTACCGAACCGGCATATACTTTCAGTTTAAGCTTCATTTTGTCGCCTAGGCGATTTTTTGGAAGCATGCCATGAATTGCTTGTTCCAGAACTCTTTCTGGTGTCTTTTTGATCATTTCATGTGCAGGAGTCACTTTCAAACCACCTTGGTAGTGGGAGTGACGGTAGTACATTTTGTTTTGCATTTTCTTGCCTGTAAGAACGATTTTCTCTGCATTGATAACGACAACAAAGTCGCCTGTGTCCACGTGCGGTGTAAACTCTGGCTTGTGTTTACCGCGAATCAAGCTGGCTGCTTCGCTAGCCAGACGGCCAAGCGTTTTGCCTTCCGCATCGATGACGTACCATTTGCGTTCAACTTCATTTGGCTTAGCCATATAGGTGGTGCGCATGGATGATCCTCCTTATTCATGTAACAACCGTTCATGTATACACGTTCTCATGTATGAAGAAACGTTGCCGTTTCATCGGTTTAATCGTTTATTGTTGGGATGTTGCTATTGGCTGACTAAGTCGGGGCTGTGGGAGAGCCACTTAGAAAGCACAAGTTATATTCTACTATATATAGGGCCTATGTGCAAGCAGATTATTCGAAGTATAAGCCAACTACTCCGGGTATTCCACCTGCAGCAAGGTTAGCCCCTGGGGCGGTGCTGTCGGACCTGCTTTCGTGCGGTCTTTCTGCACCAGAATAGAAGGGATATCCTGTGCTTTCATTTTGCCTTCTCCGACCCAGATCGCTGTGCCGGCTATGATTCGCACCATGTTGTATAAGAACCCATTGCCTGTCACGAATATATCCAGCCGGCCATCTCCATCAGCAAGTCTTGCTTCATAGATGGTTCTGACATGACTCGGCTGTGTTGATTGCGGTGAGGCAAAGGACGTGTAATCATGTTCACCGACCAGCGCGTTCAGCGCTTCTCTCATCGCAGGTACATGAAGCGGCGCATAATGATGAACCCGATAACGCCGATGAAATACATCCGGATATTGATTCGTATCGATCGTGTACTGATACGTCTTGCGCTTCGCGGAATGACGGGAATGAAACTCCGGCGGTACTTCATCGGAATGAATGACAACGATGTCTTCCGGCATTCGCGCGTTGATGGCATAGGTCCAACGTTCGGCAGGAATTCGGGAATTCGTCTGAAAGTTAATCACCTGGCCACGCGCATGAACGCCAGCATCCGTTCGGCCCGAACCAATAATCCGAATATCTTCATTCGACAGCGCCCTTATGGCCGATTCAAGAACATCTTGGATCGTGTTGCCGCTTGGCTGCGTCTGAAAGCCGTTATAACTTGTTCCGTCATAGCTGACAATCATTCGGATGTTCTTCACTATGCGCCTCCTTCCCCGCCGCCATAGGCGTCGTTACAGACATCAGCATGGGGATATCGATCAACGCATAATCCCGTAATGACTGTCCTTGTCCTGCTGTCTCAGATCTTCACCGAGGATCAGATCAGAAGTATTCAAACAAAAAAAGGTGGCCGCAAGGTCCACCCTTTCTTATTTACGCGCGATCTACCAGTTCCAAATATACCATAGGCGCTGAATCGCCACGGCGAGGTCCCAGTTTCAGAATCCGCGTGTAACCGCCCGGACGTTCCGAGTAACGGGTAGCCAATTCGGAGAACAGTTTTTGAATCGCGTCCTGTCCGCCATCGATAGACTCGCGGCGAACGAATGCAGCTACTTGACGACGAGCGTGAAGATCGCCACGTTTCGCAAGCGTAATCAGCTTCTCAGCGATCGGACGAAGTTCTTTCGCTTTCGCTTCCGTCGTTTGAATGCGCTCGTACAGGAACAAGTCGGTGACCAGATCGCGGAATAGTGCTTTACGCGAGCTTGCGTCACGGCTCAACTTAGAATATGCCATTGATTTTCCCCTCCTTAAAAGATTTGCTAAGCAACGCTGTGGGATAGATATCCAAGAATGTTTGAGGCGCAGTTGCCAGCAAATCTGATCCTTGAAAGCATTCACTTAGACTAGTGTAACCAGCTGTTACTCCTCCATGCGAAGGCCAAGACCGAGCTCCTCCAGCTTCTCTTGAACTTCTTCCAAAGACTTGCGGCCGAGGTTCCGGACTTTCATCATGTCTTCTTCCGTTTTCGTGATCAGCTCTTGGACGGTATTGATGCCTGCACGCTTCAGACAATTGTACGAACGTACGGAAAGATCCAGTTCCTCGATCGTCATCTCGAGTACTTTCTCTTTCTTGTCTTCTTCTTTCTCCACCATAATTTCGGCATCCTTCGCTTCATCGGTCAAGCCGACGAACAGGTCTAGATGCTCAGTCAAAATTTTGGCTCCGAGACTTACTGCCTCTTCCGGGCGAATGCTGCCGTCGGTCCAAACCTCAAGCGTTAGTTTGTCGTAGTTGGTCACTTGACCGACACGGGTATTCTCGACGCTGTAGTTCACACGTGTAATCGGGGTATAGATCGAATCGACCGGTATAACGCCAATCGGTTGATCATCCCGCTTGTTACGATCCGCTTGAACATAACCGCGGCCGCGATTTGCAAATACCCGCATATGGAGCCGCGCACCGGAGGCCAGGGTCGCGATATGAAGATCAGGGCTCAATATTTCGACGTCGCTGTCCGCGCGAATATCGCCCGCCGTTACGTTACCATCGCCTTCCGCATCAATCTCCAATACCTTCTCTTCGTCGGAATGGATTTTGAGCGATAGACTTTTCAGGTTCAGAATGATTTCGGTAACGTCCTCAATCACTCCCGGAACCGTGGAAAACTCGTGCAGCACACCGTCGATTTGAACCGAGGTGACAGCTGCACCCGGCAGCGACGACAACAGAATTCGGCGAAGCGAATTTCCAAGTGTCGTGCCGTATCCGCGTTCCAGCGGTTCGACTACGAAACGACCGTAAGTGCCATCCTCGTTCAGCTCTACGGTTTCGATTTTCGGCTTTTCGATCTCAATCACTAATAGTACCCTCCTTCAAAACGTCGCTCCGTTTCCATGATTGCCAATGTAGTCAAATCATGTAGTATGGCAAACCTTCACAACCATTATTCACAAGTTGTTGTTATTTGATACCACAAGTGTATGACTACACGCGACGACGTTTCGGCGGACGGCATCCGTTATGCGGAACAGGCGTTACGTCCTTAATGAGGTTAACTTCAAGACCGGCAGCCTGCAATGAGCGGATCGCCGCTTCACGGCCTGCGCCTGGACCTTTAACCATCACTTCAACTGCTTTCATACCGTGTTCCATAGCCGCTTTAGCTGCAGATTCTGCTGCCATTTGTGCTGCGAACGGCGTGCTTTTGCGGGAACCTTTGAACCCGAGGTTACCTGAGCTCGCCCAGGAAATCGCATTGCCGTGCGGGTCGGTAATCGTGACGATCGTGTTGTTGAACGTAGAGCGGATGTGCGCTACGCCCGACTCGATATTTTTGCGGTCACGACGTTTGGTACGAACCACTTTTTTCGGTTTAGCCATTTTAGTTATCCCCCCTTATTATTTCTTCTTGTTCGCTACAGTCCGACGAGGACCTTTACGCGTACGAGCATTTGTTTTTGTGCGTTGTCCGCGAACAGGCAATCCACGACGGTGGCGAACGCCACGATAGCAGCCGATCTCAATCAGACGCTTAATGTTAAGCGAAATCTCGCGACGAAGGTCGCCTTCAACTTTTACCGTTTTGTCGATCGTTTCGCGCAAGCGGCTAACTTCGTCCTCCGTCAAATCGCGAACGCGGGTTTGTTCACTGATACCCGTTGCGCTCAGGATTTTGTCGGCAGTCGTTTTACCGATTCCGAAAATGTACGTCAAAGCGATAACTACGCGTTTATCACGCGGCAAGTCTACACCAGCAATACGTGCCATGTAACGTTATCCCTCCTTATCCTTGTTTTTGTTTGTGTTTCGGATTTTCACAGATCACCATAACGTTGCCTTTGCGACGAATGACTTTGCATTTCTCGCAAATCGGCTTTACAGAAGGTCTAACCTTCATTGTGATTACCTCCCGAATTCTTCGTCAGCAGACCATCTGTGTAGAAAGTCTACTTCCGATAGGTAATGCGTCCTCTAGACAGATCATAAGGCGACAACTGAATGACGACTTTATCTCCAGTCAGAATACGGATGAAGTGCATTCTGAGCTTGCCCGATACATGGGCGAGAATTTGATGTCCGTTTTCCAGCTCCACCTTGAACATAGCGTTGGGCAGCGGTTCGACGACCGTACCTTCGACTTCAATGACGTCTTCTTTGGCCACAGTCATTCTCCTTTCGCTTGCACATACTTCTGAATCGCAAAACGCAGCTTGGCGTTGGTTACTCGGCCGGTTTCCCGCATGCTGTCCGTCACTTCATGACTGACGACCGGTTGCATCAGAAGATGCACTGCGTTCTTCTTCTTCGGTTGATCGAAGCGCCGCTTGTCACCGTCTGCAATGAGTACGAAACGATCGTCGACAATGCCTATGATGATGGCATAGTCTCCTTCGTCCTTCCCTCGCAGCACTTTGACGATGCGGCCGATTTCAGGCATTAATTCCAATGCGCTCAACCTGCCTGCTCTCCGCTTTGGGTTAATATTTCATAGCCATCCGCAGTTACCGCTACAGTATGCTCAAAATGAGCACACCATGTACCGTCCTGTGTAACAACCGTCCAATTATCCTCCAGCGTACGAACGTACCGTTCCCCAATGATTACCATCGGTTCGATTGCGAGTACCATGCCCGGTTTCAGACGCGGTCCGCGATCCGGTATGCCGTAGTTCGGAATTTGCGGTTCTTCATGAAGGTCTGCACCTATACCATGACCGACATATTCGCGAACGACAGAGAAGTTAGCTTCTTCGATCACTTGTTGAATTGCATGCGAGATCGTAAACAACCGAACATCCGGTTTCACTAACGCAAGTCCGGCATAGAGTGACTGTTCGGTCACATCCAGCAGACGCTGCGCTTCTTCACTGATCTCCCCGACTCCGTAGGTCCAGGCGGAATCGCCATGGAAGCCTTCGAATTGGGCGCCGATATCGATACTGATGATATCACCGTTATTCAGCTTGCGCGAACCCGGAATTCCGTGCACCAGCTCTTCGTTTACAGAAGCGCATATGCTGCCAGGAAATTGATTGTAACCTTTGAAAGAAGGTACGGCTTTTTGACTTCGAATGAAGGTCTCCGCAATGCCGTCAAGCTCTCGGGTCGTAATGCCTGGACGAACCGCCTGCTTCAGCAAACGATGAGTCTCGGCTACGATCCTGCCAGCTTCCCTCATATATCGCAATTCCGCTTCGGATTTGCATATAATCATTCTGCAGAACCTCGCAAACAGGATACGATCTCTGCCGTTACGACGTCGATTTCCTTCTCGCCGTCCACTTCACGGAGCAGCTCCTTGCTCGAGTAGTACTCAAGCAGCGGCGCCGTCTTCGAAATGTATTCGTCGAGACGAGTTCCAACTTTCGCTTCCGTATCGTCTGACCGTTGATACAGCTCGCCGCCGCATTTATCACATACGCCCTCTTGCTTCGGAGCGTTGAACATAACGTGATACGTTGCTCCACATGATTTGCAAATGCGACGACCGGTCAGCCGCGCAAGCAGCAAACCGCGGTCAACCTTCAAGTTCACGACATGATCAATACTGCGTCCCATGTCGGAAAGCATCCCATCAAGCGCTTCTGCTTGTTGAAGCGTCCGTGGGAAACCGTCGAGCAGAAAGCCCTTGTTGCAGTCTTCCAGCAGCAGACGCTCACGAACGATCCCGTTTGTGATCTCGTCTGGTACGAGAAGCCCCTGGTCAACATACTCTTTCGCCTTTTGCCCAAGCGGCGTGCCTTCTTTCATTGCCAAGCGGAATGCATCGCCAGTCGATATATGCGGTATGCCGAATGTCTCGACAATACGCTCGGCTTGCGTGCCTTTCCCAGCGCCGGGAGGACCCATGAATAAAATGTTCATTAGCGTGTTCCTCGCTTTAAGCACAATAGGCCCTAAACGGGTTCCAGCACGAGAAGATGAAGTGCGGAAGCCCGATTTTGAACCTATCGTTATTTATTGATAAACCCTTTGTAATGGCGCTTAATCAATTGGCTCTCGATTTGCTTCATCGTATCAAGCGCAACACCGACGACGATCAGCAATGAGGTTCCTCCAAGCTGT carries:
- the rpsI gene encoding 30S ribosomal protein S9; this encodes MAQVQYYGTGRRKHSVARVRLVPGEGRIIINKRDLNDYFGLETLKLIVKQPLALTETGSKYDILVIAHGGGISGQAGAIRHGISRALLKADPEFRPALKRAGFLTRDPRMKERKKYGLKAARRAPQFSKR
- the rplM gene encoding 50S ribosomal protein L13 translates to MRTTYMAKPNEVERKWYVIDAEGKTLGRLASEAASLIRGKHKPEFTPHVDTGDFVVVINAEKIVLTGKKMQNKMYYRHSHYQGGLKVTPAHEMIKKTPERVLEQAIHGMLPKNRLGDKMKLKLKVYAGSVHPHQAQNPEVYELRG
- the truA gene encoding tRNA pseudouridine(38-40) synthase TruA, with the translated sequence MKNIRMIVSYDGTSYNGFQTQPSGNTIQDVLESAIRALSNEDIRIIGSGRTDAGVHARGQVINFQTNSRIPAERWTYAINARMPEDIVVIHSDEVPPEFHSRHSAKRKTYQYTIDTNQYPDVFHRRYRVHHYAPLHVPAMREALNALVGEHDYTSFASPQSTQPSHVRTIYEARLADGDGRLDIFVTGNGFLYNMVRIIAGTAIWVGEGKMKAQDIPSILVQKDRTKAGPTAPPQGLTLLQVEYPE
- the rplQ gene encoding 50S ribosomal protein L17, encoding MAYSKLSRDASSRKALFRDLVTDLFLYERIQTTEAKAKELRPIAEKLITLAKRGDLHARRQVAAFVRRESIDGGQDAIQKLFSELATRYSERPGGYTRILKLGPRRGDSAPMVYLELVDRA
- a CDS encoding DNA-directed RNA polymerase subunit alpha, producing the protein MIEIEKPKIETVELNEDGTYGRFVVEPLERGYGTTLGNSLRRILLSSLPGAAVTSVQIDGVLHEFSTVPGVIEDVTEIILNLKSLSLKIHSDEEKVLEIDAEGDGNVTAGDIRADSDVEILSPDLHIATLASGARLHMRVFANRGRGYVQADRNKRDDQPIGVIPVDSIYTPITRVNYSVENTRVGQVTNYDKLTLEVWTDGSIRPEEAVSLGAKILTEHLDLFVGLTDEAKDAEIMVEKEEDKKEKVLEMTIEELDLSVRSYNCLKRAGINTVQELITKTEEDMMKVRNLGRKSLEEVQEKLEELGLGLRMEE
- the rpsK gene encoding 30S ribosomal protein S11 gives rise to the protein MAKPKKVVRTKRRDRKNIESGVAHIRSTFNNTIVTITDPHGNAISWASSGNLGFKGSRKSTPFAAQMAAESAAKAAMEHGMKAVEVMVKGPGAGREAAIRSLQAAGLEVNLIKDVTPVPHNGCRPPKRRRV
- the rpsM gene encoding 30S ribosomal protein S13 gives rise to the protein MARIAGVDLPRDKRVVIALTYIFGIGKTTADKILSATGISEQTRVRDLTEDEVSRLRETIDKTVKVEGDLRREISLNIKRLIEIGCYRGVRHRRGLPVRGQRTKTNARTRKGPRRTVANKKK
- the rpmJ gene encoding 50S ribosomal protein L36, which encodes MKVRPSVKPICEKCKVIRRKGNVMVICENPKHKQKQG
- the infA gene encoding translation initiation factor IF-1, translated to MAKEDVIEVEGTVVEPLPNAMFKVELENGHQILAHVSGKLRMHFIRILTGDKVVIQLSPYDLSRGRITYRK
- a CDS encoding KOW domain-containing RNA-binding protein → MPEIGRIVKVLRGKDEGDYAIIIGIVDDRFVLIADGDKRRFDQPKKKNAVHLLMQPVVSHEVTDSMRETGRVTNAKLRFAIQKYVQAKGE
- the map gene encoding type I methionyl aminopeptidase, translating into MIICKSEAELRYMREAGRIVAETHRLLKQAVRPGITTRELDGIAETFIRSQKAVPSFKGYNQFPGSICASVNEELVHGIPGSRKLNNGDIISIDIGAQFEGFHGDSAWTYGVGEISEEAQRLLDVTEQSLYAGLALVKPDVRLFTISHAIQQVIEEANFSVVREYVGHGIGADLHEEPQIPNYGIPDRGPRLKPGMVLAIEPMVIIGERYVRTLEDNWTVVTQDGTWCAHFEHTVAVTADGYEILTQSGEQAG
- a CDS encoding adenylate kinase, with protein sequence MNILFMGPPGAGKGTQAERIVETFGIPHISTGDAFRLAMKEGTPLGQKAKEYVDQGLLVPDEITNGIVRERLLLEDCNKGFLLDGFPRTLQQAEALDGMLSDMGRSIDHVVNLKVDRGLLLARLTGRRICKSCGATYHVMFNAPKQEGVCDKCGGELYQRSDDTEAKVGTRLDEYISKTAPLLEYYSSKELLREVDGEKEIDVVTAEIVSCLRGSAE